DNA sequence from the Flavobacterium lipolyticum genome:
CAATTTTTCATCTTATTTATTTTTTTTTTGTTTTAATTTTCTGATAGTGGCATTCAATTCAAATCCCAAAAGCAGAATCATACAGTTTATCCAAATATAAAACATTAGAATTAATAATGTACCTATCGAACCATAAAGTTCGTTATATTTTGAGAATTTTATAACCCAAATCCCAAAAAAGAATGAGGATATCACAATTAAAATAGTTGTAAAAACAGACCCAATACTTATAAAAGGCACTTTGTTATATTGCCTCGTACCATAACGCAATAATAGTGAAGAGGTTATCAGAATCATTAAAACAACGAATAAATATCGCCCCAAAATAATCAACGGAATGCGATCGCTTAACACATCCTGAATGATTGTTTTTTGAATGAATACCTCAAAAACAACAATTGTTGCTACTGTTACAAACAATATAATCGTCATGATGAGTGAAATTGCCAGCGCCACCAGATACTGATTCAGAAAACCGCGTTTATCAAAGACATGTTTCGAGGATTCGAAACCGCTCAGAATACCGTTAATACCATTTGCCATTAAAAATATCGAAAGCAAAAATCCCGACGACAATAAACCGGAGTGACTGTTGTTTAAAATATCACTTATAATCTTACTGATCGCCTCATAGGTATTCGGAGGAACTCCCTGTTGCACAAACTGCAAAAAGTCCTGCTGAAATCCTTCAATAGGAATAAAGGGAATTAAGTTTAAAATAAATAATGCAAAAGGAAATAAAGCCATAAAGAAGCTGAACGAAACAGCACTCGCATGATACGAAAATGCTCCTTCAATAATACCGATGGTATACATTTCAAGCAAATCATATAACGAAAAACCTTCAAGCCAGGGTAATTTTATTCTCTTGAAAAAACGAACTACAGATCGCACCACAGGAACTTTCTCAATCCGCTCTTCTATCTCTTTTGACATATTATTTTAGATTTTTAGATCTTTAGATATTAGATTGTTAGATTTTTGGATTCTTAGATAGTAGATTTCAGAATTGTAAAATACAAAATCTATATGAGCTAGGTTCTCCTTATAATTTTTACTCATAACTCATAACTCATAACTCACATCTTACATTTCACATCTCACATCTCACATTTCATTTAAAAAGCCTTCAAACTTAAATCCATGTTATAAACAGAATGCGTTAGTGCTCCTGACGAAATGTAATCGACACCGCAGAGTCCGTATTCACGAATTGTTTTTTCATTAATATTGCCTGAAGATTCCGTCTGGCATTTATTGCCTATTAATTGCACTGCTGTTTTAGTGTCTTCGTAATTAAAATTATCGATTAGAATTCTGTGAACGCCTTCACTTAATAAAATTTCGCGAATCTCATCTAAATTTCTGGCCTCAACAATAATTTTTAAATCTAAATTATTCTCTTTTAAATACTCTTTGGTTTTCTTGATTGCCAATGTAATTCCTCCTGCAAAATCAATATGATTGTCTTTCAGCATAACCATATCATACAATGCAAAACGATGGTTTTCTCCTCCTCCAATCTTGACAGCCCATTTTTCGGCAACTCTGAAATTTGGAGTCGTTTTACGGGTATCTAATATTTTAGCTCCGGTTCCATCCAATAGCTGCACATACTGATCCGTTTTGGTCGCAATGGCCGACATACGCTGCATACTGTTCAAAACCACTCTCTCTGCTTTTAAAATAGACTGAGAACTTCCTGAAACTTCAAAAACTACATCACCATATTCTACATGAGTTCCGTCTTCTATAAAAACTTTCATTTTTAATTTCGGATCTACGTATTCAAAAATCATTTTCGCCAATGCAACACCGGCAATAATTCCCTGGTCTTTCACCAGTAATTTAGCCTGCCCATGTGCCGTGTCCGGAATACAAGCCAGTGAACTGTAATCTCCCGTACCTACATCTTCCCGAATTGCATTGCTGATTAATAATTGTAATTCGCTTTGAAACTGTTCTTCGCTAATCATTTTCCTAAAATTTTTATATGATGCTAAAGTAGGACATATTTTGTGGATTTAAAAGCTTCGCTTTGATTTTAAAATTGAAAAATTAGCCGAAGATTGAGGAAAATAAAGATTAAACTCTTAACTAAACTTAATCTTTTACCAGCTCCAATAATTAACAAACATTAAATATCTTTGAGGTTCATTCAAACAAAATCATGGGATTAATTAAAGACATTTACTCCGTTTCTTTCTACGAACAATTTGGTCAGGCTGTTACTGAAGTACACCCAACATTTGACAAACAAAAATTCATTGCAGCCATTTACGAAGGCGATTTTAGCCAAAAAGAATGGAAAGACCGCATGAAACACACCACGGTTGTTTTACATCAATTTATGCCTGAAAATTTCCCGGAAGCTGTCTCTTTACTGGACAAGATCATTGAAAACTTAAAGAAAAACAGTTTTACCGATAGCAATCTGGCATTTATATTTTTTGCCGATTATATTGAAATGTACGGCTTGGATGATTTTAAAACTTCAGCGAAAGCCTTTGTTTCTATCACGCAATTTATAAGCTGCGAATTTGCTGTTCGTCCTTTTATTCTAAAATACAAAGAACAGATGATTGATGAAATAACCAAATGGTCTCTGCATGAAAATCATCATGTTCGCAGATTGGCCAGTGAAGGTAGCCGACCAAGATTACCCTGGGCAATGGCGATTCCGTACTTAAAAAAAGACCCTGACTCTATTCTGCCAATTTTAGAGAATTTAAAAAACGATCCTTCGGAATATGTGCGTCGAAGTGTCGCCAATAACCTGAACGATATCGTAAAAGACAATCCGCAAATCGTCTTGGAAATTGCCCGTAAATGGCAAGGTCATAGCAAAGAAACAGATGGAATCATCAAACACGGCTGTCGTACTTTATTAAAACAGGGACATCCTGAAATTCTGAATCATTATGGTCTGAACAATGCTAATATTGAACTTTCTTCTTTTGAAATCAA
Encoded proteins:
- a CDS encoding DNA alkylation repair protein is translated as MGLIKDIYSVSFYEQFGQAVTEVHPTFDKQKFIAAIYEGDFSQKEWKDRMKHTTVVLHQFMPENFPEAVSLLDKIIENLKKNSFTDSNLAFIFFADYIEMYGLDDFKTSAKAFVSITQFISCEFAVRPFILKYKEQMIDEITKWSLHENHHVRRLASEGSRPRLPWAMAIPYLKKDPDSILPILENLKNDPSEYVRRSVANNLNDIVKDNPQIVLEIARKWQGHSKETDGIIKHGCRTLLKQGHPEILNHYGLNNANIELSSFEIKTPIVKIGDYLQFQFHLNNKNNEPKTIRLEYAVHYKKAKGHLAKKVFKISEKIYLPNETIKVERNQSFKIITTRVFHTGKHQLSIIINGTESEALEFELIE
- a CDS encoding YihY/virulence factor BrkB family protein — its product is MSKEIEERIEKVPVVRSVVRFFKRIKLPWLEGFSLYDLLEMYTIGIIEGAFSYHASAVSFSFFMALFPFALFILNLIPFIPIEGFQQDFLQFVQQGVPPNTYEAISKIISDILNNSHSGLLSSGFLLSIFLMANGINGILSGFESSKHVFDKRGFLNQYLVALAISLIMTIILFVTVATIVVFEVFIQKTIIQDVLSDRIPLIILGRYLFVVLMILITSSLLLRYGTRQYNKVPFISIGSVFTTILIVISSFFFGIWVIKFSKYNELYGSIGTLLILMFYIWINCMILLLGFELNATIRKLKQKKNK
- the nadC gene encoding carboxylating nicotinate-nucleotide diphosphorylase, with the translated sequence MISEEQFQSELQLLISNAIREDVGTGDYSSLACIPDTAHGQAKLLVKDQGIIAGVALAKMIFEYVDPKLKMKVFIEDGTHVEYGDVVFEVSGSSQSILKAERVVLNSMQRMSAIATKTDQYVQLLDGTGAKILDTRKTTPNFRVAEKWAVKIGGGENHRFALYDMVMLKDNHIDFAGGITLAIKKTKEYLKENNLDLKIIVEARNLDEIREILLSEGVHRILIDNFNYEDTKTAVQLIGNKCQTESSGNINEKTIREYGLCGVDYISSGALTHSVYNMDLSLKAF